One genomic segment of Brassica napus cultivar Da-Ae chromosome A3, Da-Ae, whole genome shotgun sequence includes these proteins:
- the LOC106443218 gene encoding pectinesterase inhibitor 3, translated as MAPPQKLFLAAIFAAVIVATTTGDGSNSAGEDIVHSSCMHASYPSLCIRTLSTYSGPTITNRRELAQAAVKISLSHAKAAAKKLAAVRETVGKKREKAAVVDCVEMIGDSVDELSRTLGALKHLRVSGGSVNEFRWQMSNAQTWASAALTDDDTCLDGFQGIDGEIKSEVKEWMTKVARVTSNALYMINQLDDKRGKPHVVRP; from the coding sequence ATGGCTCCTCCACAGAAGCTCTTTCTCGCCGCCATTTTCGCCGCTGTCATTGTAGCCACCACCACCGGAGATGGATCTAATAGTGCTGGAGAAGATATTGTACATTCCTCTTGCATGCACGCTAGCTATCCATCGCTATGCATCCGTACGCTGTCTACTTACTCCGGTCCGACCATCACAAACCGTCGTGAGCTAGCTCAAGCCGCCGTTAAAATAAGTCTCTCCCACGCTAAAGCCGCTGCGAAAAAACTCGCGGCGGTGCGAGAAACCGTGGGGAAGAAACGGGAGAAAGCGGCGGTTGTGGACTGCGTGGAGATGATTGGAGACTCGGTTGATGAGCTGAGCCGCACGCTAGGCGCTTTGAAGCATCTCCGCGTCTCGGGTGGTTCGGTGAACGAGTTCAGGTGGCAGATGAGCAACGCGCAGACGTGGGCGAGTGCTGCGTTGACTGATGACGACACGTGTCTCGATGGGTTTCAAGGGATCGACGGTGAAATCAAGTCGGAGGTGAAGGAGTGGATGACGAAAGTGGCGAGGGTTACGAGCAACGCGCTTTACATGATCAACCAGCTAGATGATAAACGTGGCAAGCCCCACGTCGTACGTCCTTGA
- the LOC106386991 gene encoding uncharacterized protein LOC106386991, with product MATLDSPLEALAFQYASFGVLAVVNNVWTWIAVVTAAVSFWRMKVTTIGDNGGHAGCSLLEDVTASKAEQESDHQEPQKMAGPVEAAEAPPVNETEVNWEPLMCDDGVTKGTKLTMYYEVDVDHEERCVDGEGELPTVNYGSGFGNSGEWWERWERVVKMRNGDDVWYRYVDLTMINGSVVRLWDDDKRNP from the coding sequence atGGCGACTTTGGATTCTCCACTAGAGGCGTTGGCTTTCCAGTACGCTAGCTTCGGTGTTCTCGCCGTCGTCAACAACGTCTGGACATGGATCGCTGTCGTGACGGCTGCTGTCAGCTTCTGGAGGATGAAAGTCACTACCATCGGAGACAACGGTGGTCATGCAGGGTGTAGCTTGTTGGAGGATGTAACCGCCTCCAAAGCTGAACAAGAATCCGATCATCAAGAACCGCAAAAAATGGCTGGTCCGGTGGAGGCAGCGGAGGCGCCTCCAGTGAATGAAACGGAGGTTAATTGGGAGCCGTTGATGTGCGATGACGGAGTGACGAAAGGGACGAAGCTGACGATGTACTACGAGGTAGACGTTGATCACGAAGAGCGGTGTGTTGATGGAGAGGGAGAGTTACCGACAGTTAACTATGGAAGTGGGTTTGGTAATAGCGGAGAGTGGTGGGAGAGATGGGAAAGAGTTGTGAAGATGAGAAATGGTGATGACGTTTGGTACCGTTACGTGGACTTGACGATGATAAACGGAAGTGTCGTGAGGTTATGGGATGATGACAAACGGAATCCGTAA